GTTGACATCGGGTTTCCGATACGTCTTCAATGAGGTTAATCAGATGTGTCCGGCACCGCTCAGATGAGCACGATGGGCGTGCCGGTGGAGAGCCCAACCGCGAGGAGCGACCGTGCGCGCAGCGATCATCGAGCAGCCAGGGACGATCAGCATCGGAGAGCGCCCCGATCCGACCCCGGCCCCCGACGGGGTCGTGCTCCGCGTCGGGGCCTGCGGCATCTGCGGCACCGACCTGCACATCGCCGACGGCGAGTTCCCGCCCAGCCCCTACCCCCTGGTCCCCGGCCACGAGTTCGCCGGCGAGGTCGTCGCGGTGGGCTCGGCCGCCCCCGGCGGGCTGCGGGTGGGCGACCGGGTCGCCGTCGACCCGTCACTGTTCTGCGGGCACTGCTCCTTCTGCCGGGCGGGGCGGGGCAACCTGTGCGCCAACTGGGGCGCCATCGGCGACACCGTCGACGGCGCGTTCGCCGAGTACGTGGCGGCCCCCGCCGCGAACTGCCACCGGATGCCCGAGGGGATGACCTTCCGGGAGGGCGCCATCGTCGAGCCGCTGTCCTGCGCGGTGCACGGGGTGCGCCGCATCGGGGTGTTCCCCGGCGAGCGGTTCCTGCTCATCGGGGCGGGCACCATGGGCCTGCTGCTGCAGCAGCTGCTGCAGCAGGGCGGGGCCCGGGTCACCATGGTCGACCGCAACGCCGACCGGCTGAAGATCGCCGCCGGCTTCGGCGCGCACGCCACCGCCACCGACACCGCCGACCTCGGCGACGAGCGCTTCGACGCCGCCGTCGACGTCACCGGGGCCCCGCCCGCCATCGAGGCCGCCTTCGCCTCGCTGCGGCGCGGCGGACGGCTGCTCATCTTCGGGGTCGCGGCCGACGACGCGCGCGTCGACCTGTCCCCGTTCCGCATCTACAACGACGAGATCACCGTGGTCGGCTCCATGGCGGTCCTCAACAGCTACGGCGCGGCCCTCGACCTGCTCGCCTCCGACGCGGTGCAGACCGGGCCCCTGCTCAGCCACGCCCTGCCGCTCGCCGAGTTCCCCGCGGCACTGGACCTCATGCGCGCGGGGGCGGGCGTGAAGGTGCAGGTCGCGCCCTCCGACGGGGCCGGCCGGTGACCATCCGCCCCCCGAAGCCCTCGCCGAGGAGGACCGACCCGATGCGCATTCCACTGCGTCCGATCGCCGCGCTCAGCACAGCGGCGCTGCTGCTCACCGGCTGCGCCGGGGCCGGAGCGACGGCGAGCGGCGACGAAGGCACCCGCCTGGTC
This sequence is a window from Spinactinospora alkalitolerans. Protein-coding genes within it:
- a CDS encoding zinc-dependent alcohol dehydrogenase family protein, with product MRAAIIEQPGTISIGERPDPTPAPDGVVLRVGACGICGTDLHIADGEFPPSPYPLVPGHEFAGEVVAVGSAAPGGLRVGDRVAVDPSLFCGHCSFCRAGRGNLCANWGAIGDTVDGAFAEYVAAPAANCHRMPEGMTFREGAIVEPLSCAVHGVRRIGVFPGERFLLIGAGTMGLLLQQLLQQGGARVTMVDRNADRLKIAAGFGAHATATDTADLGDERFDAAVDVTGAPPAIEAAFASLRRGGRLLIFGVAADDARVDLSPFRIYNDEITVVGSMAVLNSYGAALDLLASDAVQTGPLLSHALPLAEFPAALDLMRAGAGVKVQVAPSDGAGR